In Candidatus Paceibacterota bacterium, the following proteins share a genomic window:
- a CDS encoding DUF2341 domain-containing protein: MPVGLALKNKKYIPAIIIVAAVLLCFEYVYYAGAASAPAQVAGLNATSGNTQISLSWTAPDNGGSAITNYRVYRSSPTNGSYSLLALGGCSSLGNTTICTDSGLANGTAYFYKVSAVNLIGEGPQSDEASAIPVGLGCLKTGGGSWLDSNWTKRKPIIISENSGSNLVDHQIKVTIAYDADMQSDFDDIRFTSSDGSTPIYYWLESKTDSSTADFWVKVPNVPAFATDTIYMYYGNAAASSVGSYDNTFTKDYAESGLVGLWHMDEAAGATVSDSSGSGNGGTMGGAPDNPIRTSSDGGQWDSRNLQFSAGNSLSFDGTNDYVSISPDNVFDGLTSGTFMAWVKANAGASGFDSIFTADSGNCTYPFEIAMTTVAGTTYFEVWGSANGDCNAEFDGYVQVSNPTNWHLVAYVVSGSGNEFYLDGVKQAVVNYDAGNAASKFFFNNSSSGTTQYYIGNSAVFGSEHPGEVFDGEMDEVRLYDRALSAGEISRYYLRSKYASPEPGVCIGAEEISADIPSILNITSPNGDSVAQGDVFGINYSLIDPDDIATAALYYDNDMNNANGYVGAIALCGSVPESAGAICNWNTAGIVPGNYYVYGVASDGVSDYSGMITIGTFFNYEISDMSDMVLTTGASATRGAVINLVQAPAQDVLLSYSISPSEPLIGISWSVGNVCQPDCTRTFDIDIDPSTPTGDYIIKITGQSAGLANKEKTFKLTVIPAAEYSNLYGFGWSDTIGWISFSSKDCDTDGDGTFEGALEDGGAAPANCPSLGTAFPYGARISTSTNDLSGYAWGENFGWVSFNWPDIKDVVTPPFILTECPNGGNCQARLDGNEFKGWARACSVFANNCTGPLRPPEERGGWDGWISLNCINDASCGTSNYKVVLAGSDLSGWGWSGLVGGWISFDGVKIRIGDNKPALWIFGQMGIDYCKKDLPGAVSLRWEYNDAEDGYGMQSAYEIELTKYDSIGNFVAECKPGKKNDNATNLLGTEINSVALCGANFIDYGGFTYIWKLRVYDSDNNINEGDFMIGDPFPDSVDELGSPNPSPDHQYPRAEFTYAPAGNILLFMPIVFDPSLSWSDDPPYTIDRYQWFFDYATNPVTPDAEAITPPPGYTETYSYPTPNVYRVDLRVRDSGGIECWAHDRDKQKDVNIMSNKPKWNEAAP; encoded by the coding sequence ATGCCAGTAGGTTTGGCATTAAAAAATAAAAAATATATTCCGGCAATAATTATTGTTGCTGCTGTTTTATTGTGTTTTGAATATGTCTATTATGCAGGTGCCGCATCTGCTCCCGCTCAAGTAGCCGGTTTGAATGCTACTTCCGGCAATACTCAAATATCTTTATCTTGGACCGCGCCGGACAATGGCGGTTCTGCGATCACAAATTACAGAGTTTATCGTAGCAGCCCGACTAATGGTTCATATTCATTGCTTGCTTTGGGAGGCTGTTCAAGTCTTGGAAATACAACAATCTGCACTGACTCTGGTCTTGCCAATGGCACTGCATATTTTTACAAAGTGTCAGCCGTTAATTTGATTGGCGAAGGTCCACAGTCTGATGAGGCAAGTGCTATTCCGGTTGGCCTGGGTTGTCTTAAGACCGGAGGAGGATCATGGCTTGATTCTAATTGGACAAAGAGGAAACCGATAATCATTTCCGAGAATTCAGGATCGAATCTTGTTGATCATCAGATAAAAGTGACAATTGCATATGATGCAGATATGCAATCGGATTTTGACGATATCAGATTTACATCTTCGGATGGATCGACCCCGATCTATTACTGGCTTGAAAGCAAAACTGATTCTTCAACAGCCGATTTTTGGGTAAAGGTTCCAAACGTACCTGCTTTTGCAACCGATACGATATATATGTACTATGGAAATGCGGCTGCATCAAGCGTCGGCAGTTATGACAACACTTTCACAAAAGACTACGCGGAGTCCGGACTTGTGGGACTTTGGCATATGGATGAAGCGGCAGGTGCGACAGTTTCGGACAGTTCGGGTAGTGGAAACGGCGGAACAATGGGCGGTGCACCCGACAATCCTATCCGGACTTCCTCGGATGGAGGTCAATGGGACAGCCGTAATCTGCAGTTTTCTGCCGGAAATTCACTCAGCTTTGACGGAACAAATGATTATGTATCCATTTCGCCAGACAACGTCTTTGATGGACTGACCTCCGGAACTTTTATGGCGTGGGTCAAGGCCAATGCCGGAGCATCTGGTTTTGACTCGATATTTACAGCGGATTCGGGAAATTGCACGTATCCGTTTGAAATAGCCATGACTACTGTTGCTGGCACGACTTATTTTGAGGTTTGGGGAAGCGCTAATGGCGATTGTAATGCGGAATTTGACGGTTATGTCCAGGTATCTAATCCGACCAATTGGCATCTTGTTGCATATGTCGTTTCCGGCTCAGGAAATGAGTTCTATCTTGATGGCGTAAAGCAGGCTGTTGTTAATTATGACGCGGGAAACGCAGCCAGCAAATTCTTTTTCAATAATTCATCTTCCGGAACGACCCAATATTATATAGGAAATAGTGCTGTGTTCGGCTCTGAGCACCCGGGGGAGGTGTTTGATGGCGAGATGGATGAAGTTCGCCTCTATGACCGTGCGCTTTCCGCAGGTGAAATTAGCAGATACTATCTCAGAAGCAAATATGCCTCGCCTGAACCGGGAGTCTGTATCGGAGCGGAAGAAATTTCAGCTGACATTCCCTCCATTCTCAATATAACATCGCCAAACGGCGATTCAGTGGCACAGGGAGATGTTTTTGGGATCAATTATTCTTTAATTGATCCGGATGATATAGCTACCGCAGCTTTGTATTATGATAACGATATGAATAATGCAAATGGTTACGTGGGCGCAATCGCACTCTGTGGATCTGTTCCGGAGAGCGCAGGGGCAATATGTAACTGGAATACGGCTGGCATTGTTCCCGGAAATTACTATGTTTATGGCGTGGCTTCCGACGGAGTAAGCGACTATTCAGGCATGATCACTATAGGAACATTTTTCAACTATGAAATATCGGATATGTCGGACATGGTTCTGACGACGGGAGCGTCAGCAACAAGGGGTGCCGTTATTAATTTGGTCCAGGCGCCGGCGCAAGACGTCCTTCTTTCCTATAGTATAAGCCCTTCCGAGCCTCTGATCGGCATAAGCTGGTCGGTAGGCAATGTTTGCCAGCCGGACTGCACCCGCACGTTTGATATAGATATCGATCCGAGCACTCCGACAGGCGATTATATCATAAAAATAACCGGCCAAAGTGCGGGACTTGCCAACAAAGAGAAAACTTTTAAATTGACAGTAATTCCGGCGGCAGAATATTCGAATCTTTATGGGTTTGGCTGGAGTGATACGATCGGATGGATAAGTTTCAGCAGCAAGGATTGCGATACTGACGGCGATGGAACTTTTGAAGGAGCTTTGGAGGACGGAGGCGCCGCTCCGGCGAATTGTCCTTCTTTGGGAACCGCTTTCCCTTATGGAGCGAGAATTAGCACAAGCACTAATGATCTTTCGGGTTATGCCTGGGGAGAGAATTTCGGCTGGGTCAGTTTCAACTGGCCGGATATCAAAGATGTTGTTACTCCGCCATTCATTCTGACCGAATGTCCAAACGGGGGCAATTGTCAGGCACGCTTGGACGGAAATGAATTTAAAGGCTGGGCCAGAGCTTGCAGCGTTTTTGCAAATAATTGTACAGGACCACTTCGTCCGCCCGAGGAAAGAGGAGGGTGGGACGGATGGATCTCCTTGAATTGCATCAATGATGCCAGCTGCGGCACTTCAAACTATAAAGTTGTGCTGGCGGGAAGCGATCTTTCGGGATGGGGTTGGTCGGGACTTGTCGGAGGCTGGATAAGCTTTGATGGCGTAAAGATCAGGATAGGCGACAATAAACCGGCTTTATGGATATTCGGCCAGATGGGCATTGATTATTGCAAGAAAGATCTGCCCGGAGCGGTGTCGCTGAGGTGGGAGTATAACGATGCCGAAGACGGCTATGGAATGCAGTCGGCCTATGAGATCGAACTTACGAAATACGATAGCATCGGAAATTTTGTCGCTGAATGCAAACCCGGCAAGAAGAATGATAATGCCACCAATCTTTTGGGAACCGAAATAAATTCAGTGGCATTGTGCGGCGCGAATTTTATAGATTACGGAGGATTCACATATATTTGGAAACTTAGGGTTTACGACAGCGACAATAATATAAACGAAGGAGATTTTATGATCGGAGATCCGTTTCCCGACAGTGTGGATGAACTTGGAAGTCCGAATCCTTCTCCCGATCATCAATATCCCAGGGCGGAATTCACATATGCTCCTGCCGGCAACATACTCCTGTTCATGCCTATAGTTTTTGATCCCTCATTGTCCTGGTCGGATGATCCGCCATATACGATCGACAGATATCAGTGGTTCTTTGATTATGCAACGAACCCTGTGACGCCCGATGCCGAGGCGATAACTCCTCCTCCCGGATACACGGAAACATACTCATATCCGACGCCGAATGTTTATCGAGTTGATCTTAGAGTGAGAGACTCCGGCGGGATAGAGTGCTGGGCGCATGACAGGGACAAGCAAAAAGACGTAAATATCATGAGTAATAAGCCAAAATGGAACGAGGCGGCCCCTTAG